A section of the Subtercola frigoramans genome encodes:
- a CDS encoding PaaX family transcriptional regulator yields the protein MSETTTPTQTISPATPPWSWKPRAVIFDLFGDYLRYTGQGVRLAHLTALLSLFSIEPATVRMNLSRLRREGWFTTTKDGRETIYWMTPKLVDLLDEGREKIFARTDESWDSRWTMVIYQVPESERAVREMLKKSLAWAGFGQLSPSTWVATHDRAQAANAISAQYPAARFDILWCEAMSEEQSLDLVRRCWDLDSLAEDYRAYIDEFGHLLVPSELATLDPPAALLARTHLTQSFRRFPFRDPQLPTVLEPVGWPGRTAFDTFERLHAALAEQAESCVSSFM from the coding sequence GTGAGCGAGACCACCACCCCCACCCAGACGATCTCGCCTGCCACTCCACCCTGGTCGTGGAAGCCCCGCGCGGTGATCTTCGATCTCTTCGGTGACTATCTGCGCTATACCGGGCAGGGTGTCCGGCTCGCGCATCTCACGGCACTGCTCTCGCTCTTCTCCATCGAGCCCGCCACCGTGCGCATGAACCTGTCACGCCTGCGCCGGGAGGGCTGGTTCACGACGACGAAAGACGGTCGCGAGACGATCTACTGGATGACGCCGAAGCTGGTCGACCTCCTCGATGAGGGCCGGGAGAAGATCTTCGCCCGCACCGACGAGAGCTGGGACTCCCGCTGGACGATGGTGATCTACCAGGTGCCGGAATCCGAACGTGCTGTTCGCGAGATGCTGAAGAAGAGCCTCGCCTGGGCGGGATTCGGCCAGCTGTCGCCGTCGACCTGGGTGGCGACGCACGACCGGGCACAGGCGGCGAATGCCATCTCCGCGCAGTACCCCGCCGCCCGCTTCGACATTCTCTGGTGCGAGGCGATGTCTGAGGAGCAGAGCCTCGACCTGGTGCGCCGCTGCTGGGATCTCGACTCGCTGGCGGAGGACTACCGGGCCTACATCGACGAGTTCGGGCACCTGTTGGTGCCTTCGGAGCTGGCCACACTCGACCCTCCGGCTGCCCTCCTCGCGAGAACGCACCTCACCCAGAGCTTTCGCCGGTTTCCCTTTCGGGATCCGCAGTTGCCGACCGTTCTGGAGCCCGTCGGCTGGCCGGGGCGCACAGCGTTCGATACCTTCGAGAGGCTCCACGCAGCCCTCGCCGAGCAGGCCGAATCCTGCGTCTCGTCTTTTATGTGA
- a CDS encoding FAD-dependent monooxygenase: MTIRVACVGGGPGGLFFSALLKQYLPDAQVDLFERNQATDVFGFGVVFSDSTLRRIDEADPVLRNGLAEFGEHWDQIAVTLKGETVTFAGNGMAAIHRKTLLGLLQARAAEVGVSTHFGHSIRSLDEFTDYDIVVGADGANSFVRESLDTDLGVEVDVATAKFIWFGTTYLFDGLTFLHRRSEFGNFAVHAYPISDELSTFIVETDAATWKAAGLDEFDVTSPPGVSDQKSMDFLQKLFAEDIDGEKLVANNSRWANFRTRRTGRWHSGTVVLLGDAVHTAHFSVGSGTKMAMEDAVVLARSIADHPDDPAVAFAEYEEIRQPQVAKIQNSARPSLSWWEHFGEYYDSFDPLEFTFHFFSRSIDLERIRQRDPGLASAIEQHWLARHGDVPLRTPLSLANGVSLASRKLSFTDHDGATMLSDEHGTEIPVVTGEGIDGPVPAGSAVVMTAPASEEELAALETPVRSGASIVLVDGPNPVTRVLLSERLRLQQGIPTVLFDDEAGDVVATTLLLAGRADAVASRSNEREPLRVVA, from the coding sequence ATGACGATTCGTGTCGCATGCGTGGGAGGCGGCCCCGGCGGTCTCTTCTTCAGCGCACTACTGAAGCAGTATCTCCCCGACGCCCAGGTCGACCTGTTCGAACGCAACCAGGCCACCGATGTCTTCGGGTTCGGCGTTGTGTTCTCGGATTCGACGCTGCGCCGCATCGACGAGGCGGACCCCGTGCTGCGCAATGGCCTGGCGGAGTTCGGCGAGCACTGGGACCAGATCGCCGTCACCCTGAAGGGCGAGACGGTGACGTTCGCCGGCAACGGCATGGCTGCCATCCACCGCAAGACCCTGCTCGGGCTGTTGCAGGCCCGCGCCGCAGAGGTCGGTGTCTCCACCCACTTCGGTCACAGCATCCGATCGCTCGATGAGTTCACGGACTACGACATCGTCGTCGGTGCCGATGGCGCGAACTCCTTCGTTCGCGAGTCTCTCGACACCGACCTGGGCGTCGAGGTCGACGTGGCTACGGCGAAGTTCATCTGGTTCGGAACGACGTACCTCTTCGACGGCCTGACCTTCTTGCATCGCCGCAGCGAATTCGGCAACTTCGCGGTTCACGCCTACCCGATCAGCGACGAGTTGAGCACGTTCATCGTCGAGACCGACGCGGCGACCTGGAAGGCGGCCGGGCTCGATGAATTCGACGTCACCTCTCCCCCCGGTGTCTCCGACCAGAAGTCGATGGACTTCCTGCAGAAGCTCTTCGCAGAAGACATCGACGGCGAGAAGCTGGTCGCGAACAATTCGCGCTGGGCGAACTTCCGTACCCGCCGCACCGGACGCTGGCATTCGGGCACTGTGGTGCTGCTCGGAGACGCCGTGCACACGGCACACTTCTCGGTCGGCTCAGGCACCAAGATGGCCATGGAAGACGCCGTCGTGCTCGCCAGGAGCATTGCCGATCATCCAGACGACCCCGCGGTCGCCTTTGCCGAGTACGAGGAGATCAGGCAGCCCCAGGTTGCGAAGATCCAGAACTCTGCCCGGCCCAGCCTCAGCTGGTGGGAGCACTTCGGGGAGTACTACGACTCGTTCGACCCGCTCGAGTTCACCTTTCACTTCTTCTCGCGGAGCATCGATCTCGAGCGCATCCGGCAGAGAGATCCGGGCCTCGCCTCGGCGATCGAGCAGCACTGGCTCGCTCGCCACGGCGACGTTCCGCTGCGGACCCCGCTGAGCCTCGCTAACGGCGTCTCGCTGGCGTCGCGCAAGCTGTCATTCACTGACCACGACGGTGCCACCATGCTCTCCGACGAGCATGGCACCGAGATCCCCGTTGTGACGGGCGAGGGCATCGACGGCCCAGTGCCCGCGGGCAGCGCAGTGGTGATGACGGCGCCGGCAAGCGAGGAAGAGCTCGCCGCTCTCGAGACTCCGGTTCGGAGCGGCGCGAGCATCGTGCTCGTGGACGGGCCGAACCCGGTCACACGGGTGCTGCTCTCCGAGCGCCTGCGCCTGCAGCAGGGCATACCGACCGTGCTGTTCGACGATGAGGCGGGTGATGTCGTCGCGACCACGCTCCTTCTCGCCGGTCGCGCCGATGCCGTGGCCTCCAGGTCGAACGAACGAGAGCCGCTCCGTGTCGTGGCGTGA
- a CDS encoding acetate--CoA ligase family protein — MSWRELDPLFAPSGIVVVGASANPDKLGSVMARALGASRVPVSLVNSQNPASGLHASIESAVGSTDAPIDLAVLCVPASATAEVLRDSARNGIRAALVCAGGFAEAGGPGREFGAAVDAAVLDTGIRMLGPNTSGFFVPRRRLRASFVPGVSEVKPGSVAIVAASGGINHVLAFKLQRAGVGVSLGVGLGAASDVGAPDVLDYLAHDDSTKAVLLHIESVTHGEALLRAVRELARLKPVVALVVGRNDVAEFAASHTGSLATSWRTTRDLLSQAGAVIVDDEDDLVTAGTVLSQLRAEPSAALGVGLVTGQAGPGLIIADRITGAGLELPRLASSTIATLATLLPPLTFQANPVDTGRPGPGFPAVLATVAADPSIGIVAAYALTEPVLDLPAAVHAAGIDASVPVIVGIDGPLGELESAMESAREHGVAAVAGPSALATAAIAVAADARARHLASFSADRLASGGPAEAVVVPAGGFDEIAAKGLLDSIGIATPGRRRCHDRDAAQAALAELGGPVAVKLVDASVLHKSDIGGVVLGVTTSAELDTALDALIRSGAREFLVEQMAPKGVDLIVAARRDPVFGPTVVLGMGGVEAELLADVAIRTVPVHERMTDAMIDDLITGELLRGFRNGPKVDVAALTGVFNRLGALLCASPGISEIEINPLRLTGAGLIALDAVVIAQEAQ, encoded by the coding sequence GTGTCGTGGCGTGAGCTCGACCCGCTCTTCGCGCCCTCGGGAATCGTCGTCGTCGGCGCCTCGGCGAACCCCGACAAACTCGGCTCGGTCATGGCGCGGGCCCTGGGAGCGTCGAGGGTACCCGTTTCGCTGGTGAACTCCCAGAATCCGGCGTCGGGCCTGCACGCGAGCATCGAGTCGGCGGTGGGGTCAACTGACGCGCCGATCGACCTCGCCGTCTTGTGCGTACCTGCCTCGGCCACGGCCGAAGTCCTGCGCGACAGCGCACGCAACGGCATCAGGGCCGCCCTGGTGTGCGCGGGCGGGTTCGCCGAGGCGGGTGGCCCCGGGCGTGAGTTCGGGGCAGCCGTCGATGCGGCCGTGCTCGACACGGGCATCCGGATGCTCGGGCCGAACACCTCGGGATTCTTTGTGCCTCGCAGACGACTTCGGGCAAGTTTCGTGCCCGGGGTCTCAGAGGTGAAGCCCGGCAGCGTGGCGATCGTGGCGGCCAGCGGGGGCATCAACCACGTTCTCGCCTTCAAACTCCAGCGTGCGGGAGTCGGCGTCAGCCTCGGCGTGGGGCTCGGGGCCGCGTCAGACGTCGGCGCACCAGACGTGCTCGACTACCTGGCCCACGACGACTCGACGAAGGCCGTTCTCCTGCACATCGAATCGGTCACACACGGTGAGGCTCTGCTTCGGGCAGTTCGCGAACTGGCGCGGCTGAAGCCGGTGGTCGCGCTCGTCGTCGGCCGCAATGACGTCGCAGAATTCGCGGCCTCGCACACCGGCTCGCTCGCGACCTCCTGGCGAACGACCCGCGATCTGCTCTCACAGGCCGGTGCCGTGATCGTCGATGACGAAGACGATCTCGTGACGGCCGGCACCGTGCTCAGCCAGCTCCGGGCGGAACCCAGTGCTGCGCTCGGCGTGGGGCTCGTGACGGGCCAGGCAGGGCCAGGCCTGATCATTGCAGACCGGATCACCGGGGCCGGGCTCGAATTGCCCCGGCTCGCCTCGTCGACGATCGCGACGCTCGCAACCCTCCTCCCCCCGCTGACCTTCCAGGCGAACCCCGTCGACACGGGCCGGCCGGGGCCGGGCTTTCCGGCTGTGCTGGCCACCGTGGCGGCCGACCCGTCGATCGGGATCGTTGCGGCCTACGCGCTGACTGAGCCGGTGCTCGACCTGCCGGCCGCAGTGCATGCGGCAGGCATCGACGCTTCGGTTCCGGTCATCGTCGGTATCGACGGGCCGCTGGGCGAGCTGGAATCCGCGATGGAATCGGCGCGCGAGCACGGTGTCGCGGCCGTCGCCGGGCCATCTGCGCTTGCCACCGCTGCAATCGCCGTTGCCGCAGACGCGCGGGCACGGCACCTGGCCTCGTTCTCTGCCGACAGGCTTGCCTCCGGTGGCCCGGCCGAGGCCGTGGTGGTTCCGGCAGGCGGCTTCGACGAGATCGCCGCGAAGGGACTGCTCGACTCCATCGGCATAGCCACTCCCGGGCGTCGCCGCTGCCATGACCGGGATGCGGCACAGGCCGCCCTGGCTGAGCTGGGTGGGCCCGTGGCAGTCAAGCTCGTCGACGCCAGCGTGTTGCACAAATCAGACATCGGTGGAGTTGTGCTGGGCGTCACGACGAGCGCCGAACTCGATACGGCGCTCGACGCCCTCATCCGTTCGGGGGCCCGGGAGTTCCTCGTCGAACAGATGGCTCCCAAGGGAGTGGATCTGATCGTCGCAGCGCGCCGGGACCCGGTCTTCGGGCCGACCGTGGTGCTCGGAATGGGCGGCGTCGAGGCCGAGCTGTTGGCCGATGTCGCCATCAGGACTGTTCCGGTGCACGAACGGATGACCGATGCGATGATCGACGACCTCATCACCGGCGAGCTCCTCAGGGGCTTCCGCAATGGCCCGAAAGTCGATGTTGCCGCCCTCACCGGAGTGTTCAACCGTCTGGGCGCGCTGCTCTGCGCAAGCCCGGGCATCTCAGAGATCGAAATCAATCCCCTGCGCCTCACCGGTGCAGGACTCATCGCGCTCGACGCTGTCGTCATCGCGCAGGAGGCACAATGA